Genomic DNA from Leucobacter triazinivorans:
TGGTCAGTATGCGGTGCAGGCGGGGCAGCACGAGATACGCCAGCAGTCCCCAGAACGCCACGAGGAAGAGGATCCCGAACCAGCCGAAGCTGAACGTCTCGGTGAGCACGAGCCACGCCAGCCAGATCGCTGCGAGGCCGGCGTAGACGAAGAAGAACTCGTCGAGCACGGCCGTGAGCGAAACGCGAGAACGCTGCACCGGGTCCATGGACCCATGCTAGTCGCAGCGGTGCCGACGGCCGCGGCCCGGGTGGGGCGGACGGCCTGGCGGAGCGGGTGGGGCGGGCGCAGCAGCCGCAGCGGGCGCAGCAGCCGCCGGATCCTCAGACCTCGGGGTCTGCGGGGTCCAGCGGAGCGTGGTGGTCGAAGGCGGCCGCCCCGCGCTTCCAGTAGCCGGTGATCGCGTACTGCTGGCGCGGCACCTCGAGTTCGCCGCGCAGCAGGCGGCGCAGGGGCACGAGTCGGGTCGCCTCTCCCGCCGCGAATACGTAGGTGCCGTCGTCGATGCCCGCCTCGCGCACGGCGGCCGCCAGGCCGTCGGAACCTGGCGGGGGAGCGGCGACGGGCACATCGCGGCCGCCCTGCGCAGCGAGATACGCTCGCACCCAGTCGAGACCGCCGACAACGTCAGCGATGATCTCGATACGCGCAGACGACGGCATGTCGGCGATCCACCGCGACGCGGCCGGCAGGGCGGTCTCATCGACCACGCAGAGCACCCGAGGTGCGCGGGAGGCGACCGAGAGCGAGCCCCGCGGCCCCACGATCACGATCTCATCGCCGAGTTCGGCGCGATCCGCCCAGCGTGCTGCAGGGCCCGGGCCCGGGTGCCGCAGGATGTCGAGGTCGAACACCCGGTGCCCCGAGCCGGGGCTCGTGCGCACGTTGAGCGGCGTGAAGTCTCGGCCGAAGGCGACGCCGGCGGGGCGCACGATCCCGCTCTCGTGCGGACCAGCGGGTGCGGGGGCCGTGAGCTCGCCCGTCTCGGGATCGGGGAAGAAGACTCGCGCGTGATCCTCCGGTCCAGTGCTCGCCCAATCGCCGAGCTCGTCGCTCGAGAGCGTCACCCGAGTGAAGCGTTCGATCTCGATGAGGTCGATCACCGTCACACGTCGCGCGGTGAAGCGGTGCGCGGTGCGAACTCGGGTGAAGCGATCGCCCGGCAGCTGAGTTGCGGTCACGGGGAGGATCCTCTCGTCGGATGCCTCCACCCTGGCACACCGGGGTCGGTGCTGCCAGGGGGTCGCCGGCGCGTGGCGCCTCGGCGACCGCGCGTGCTCAGCGCTGCAGGAAGTCGAGCAGCCGCACCGCGTCGCCGATGTAGGTGGCAGGGGTCAGCGCGAGCAGCCGCTGCTTCGCCGCGTTCCCGATCTCGAGGCCCTCGACGAACTCCACGAGTTCGGCCTGGCCGATGCGGCGATCGCGGGTGAGTTCCTTGAGCACGGCGTAGGGATCCGCGATGGTCGAGCGGCCGGCCGTCACCTCGGCGCGGATCACGGTCTGGATCGCCTCGCCCAGCACCTCCCAATTGGCGTCGAGGTCGGCGGCGAGCACCTCGGGGGCGGCGTCGATCTGGCCGAGGCCCTTGAGGATGTTGTCGAGCGCGAGCACGGAGTGGCCGAGACCGACGCCGATGTTGCGCTGCGCCGACGAATCCGTGAGGTCGCGCTGCCAGCGGCTCGTCACGAGGGTGGCGGCGAGGGAGTCGAGGATCGCGTTCGAGAGCTCGAGGTTGGCCTCGGCGTTCTCGAAACGGATCGGGTTGACCTTGTGCGGCATGGTCGAGGATCCCGTCGCCCCGGCGACCGGGATCTGGCGGAAGTAGCCGATGGAGATGTAGCTCCAGATGTCGGTGGCGAGGTTGTGCAGGATCCGGTTGGCGTGCGCGATACGCGTGTAGAGCTCCGACTGCCAGTCGTGCGACTCGATCTGCGTCGTGAGCGGGTTCCAGTCGAGGCCGAGGCCCTCCACGAACTCCTGCGAGACGCGGGTCCAATCGGTATCGGGATCGGCCGCGAGATGCGCCGCGAACGTGCCCGTGGCGCCCGAGAACTTCCCGAGGTACTCGATGTCGTCGATCTGGTTCAGCTGCCGTTCGAGACGGTGCACGAAGACCGCGAGCTCCTTGCCGAGCGTGGTCGGCGTGGCGGGCTGACCGTGCGTGCGGCTCATCATGGGCAGCTCGCGGTACTGCTCGGCCTGGCGGGCGAGCTCTCCGATGACCTTCTCGAAGCGGGGGCGCCACACGTCTGCGATGGCCTGCTTCACCGTGAGCGCATAAGAGAGGTTGTTGATGTCCTCGCTGGTGCAGCAGACGTGGGTGAGCTCGGCGAGGTGGCTGAGGCCCTGCCGCTCGAGCTGCCCGCGGACGAGGTACTCGACGGCCTTCACGTCGTGCTGGGTGGTGCGCTCGGTCTCGGCGAGCTCGTCGATCTCGGCCTGCCCGAAGCCCGCGGCCCACTCGCGCAGTGCGGCGACCTGCTCATCGGCGATGGGGGCGCCGCCGAGCAGCGCGTGCTGCGTCAGGTAGACGAGCCACTCCACCTCGACGTGCACGCGCGCCTTGTTGAGGCCCGCCTCCGAGAGCGTGTCGCCGAGGCCCGCGACCTGCGCGCGGTAGCGGCCGTCGAGCGGGCTGAGGGGCTGCGGGGGCAGGGGCGTCATGGAGTCTCCGTGCAGTCGTGGCGTGAGGTGCGCGATCCTCCGCGCGATCCGAGGTCCATTCTCTCACGCACCCGGCGCCCCCGCGGTGTCAGCACCCGGCGCCTCGACCCGCCCCAGCCCGCGCCTCCGCGCCCTCTGTCTTCGGGCGTCAGTAGTTGCTGCCTCCCGTCAGGTTTGGTGACAACTACTGACGCCCGAAGACAGTGCGCGTGGCGTCTCGCGTGGCAGGGTGGGGCGTGGCGGGCGGGGTGGGTCGCCGCGCGGTGGGGTGTGGCGGGCGCGAGGGCCCGCGGTGCGAGGTGGAAACGGCGCGCGAATGCGGTCAGCTGCGCCGAGTCAGGTGTTCGAGCAGCGCGGCGCTGCTGCGCTCGACCTGCGCCAGCACCTTGTGAAAGGCGCCCTGCTCCGAGCAGTAGGGGTCGAAGACATCCGGGTCGGTCGGCCGCTCGGGGTCGAAGGCGGTGAGCAGGCTGAGGCGATCCGGATCGGCACCGAGCTCGCGCAGGTGCCGCTCGTGGCCCCGGTCCAGGGCGATGAGCTGGTCGTGACCCGCGATGTCGGCGCTGCTCACCCGCGTGGCGCGGTGGCCGCTGCCGTCGTCTGCCCGAGGGTTCGCAGAATTTCAGGACGCGTCTGCTGCACTACGCACCGCATTGCGCAGCAGACGCGTCCTGAATTCCGCGACGGCGGCCCGCTCAGCGATCCTTCTTCTTGCCGGTGCCGAGCAGGCCGTTCAGCAGACCCGCGAGGATCGACATCACCAGCGCCGCGAGCACGCCCCACCAGAACGACTCGATCCGCAGGCCGAATCCCGCGAGGTCGGAGAGCCAGGCGACGACCGCGAAGAGGAATCCGTTCACGATGAGGCCGAACAGGCCCAGCGTGAGGATGGTGAGCGGGATCGAGACGAAGCGCACCACGCGGCCGAGCGTCCCGTTGACGAGCCCGAAGACCAGTGCTACGAGCACGAGGGTGAGCAGCGGCGCGTACTCGTCGTCGCTGATGGGGGCGATCCACACGCCGTGCTGACCGCGGCCGCCCACGATGAGCGTGGTGAGCCAGAGCGCGAAGGCGCCGACGAGAACTCTGATGATGGTGCGCATGCCACCAGTCTCCCAGCCCGAGCTGCGGAGCGGCGCAGATCTTGCCTGCCGGTGCGCGATCCGCGCAGGAGAACCGGCGGGCCGCTGCGCCCCACCTCTACACTGAACATCCATGAGCGAAAACGCCGTGCCGCCCGTCCGCCTCCGTCCCGACGTGCTCGCAACGCCCGCCTACCGGCAGGGCGCCGCCCCCACCAAGCCCGGGTTCAAGCTCTCGAGCAACGAGAACCCCTTCGCGCCGCTACCCGGCGTGCTCGAGGCGATCGCGCGGCGCGCCGAGCAGACGAACCGCTACGGGGCCGCCGCGATGCCCGAGCTGCGGGCGATGCTCGCCGGGTTCTTCGGGGTGAGCCTCGACGGAGTGCACCTCGGCGCCGGTTCGGTCGCGATCCTCTACCAGCTGGTGCAGGCCGCGGCGGGGCCGGGCGACGAGTTCGTCCACGCCTGGCCCAGCTTCGAGGCGTATCCGTCCCTGGGACTCGCGTCGGGCGCCGTCCCCGTCGCGGTGCCGCTGACCGCGCGCTCCGAGCACGACCTCGACGCCATGGCCGCCGCGGTCACCGAGCGCACGCGCGTCGTGCTGCTCTGCACGCCGAACAACCCGACCGGGCCGGCGATCCGGCGCGCCGACTTCGACCGCTTCATGGCGCAGGTGCCGCGCGACGTCCTGGTGGTGCTCGATGAGGCGTACCGGGAGTTCGTCACCGATCCCGACGCCGTGCGGGGCGAGGACGTGCTGCGAGACCACCGCAACCTCGTGGTGCTGCGCACCTTCTCGAAGGCCTACGGGCTGGCAGGCCTGCGGATCGGGTACGGGGTCGGCGATCCCGCGATCCTCGGCGCCGCGGCGAGCGTCTCGATCCCGCTGTCGGTGACCGGCATCGCGGAGAGCGCCGCCCTCGCGTCGCTCGCTCCGGAGGCGCGGGCGGCGAACGCGGATCGGATCGCCGAGCTCGTGACGCGGCGCGACGCGCTCGCCGCCGGACTGCGCGAGCAGGGCATCGCCGTTCCCGCGGCGCAGGGCAACTTCGTCTGGATCCCCGAGACCGCACCTGGCGAGGGCGGCGTGCCCAGCGCTCTCGCGCTCGCCGCCGATTTCGCAGAGCAGGGCACCCTCGTGCGGCCGTTCGCCGGTCACGGCGTGCGCATCTCGGTGGGGGAGCCGGAGAGCCTGCCCGAGGTGCTGCGCATCGTCGGCGCCCACCGTCAGCAGGAGCCGGCTCCCGCGATGCACCCGGCCCCGTTCCGCGCGAGTGCCGGTACCGCAGCGTCCGGCGGGTGAATATCCGCCCCGCGACATGGGGCGCGATTACACTGGGTCGAGATGAGCGAAGAGACGACTGACACCCCGCTGCTGTCCGGTGGCGCGGATCCCGAGCCGATCCGCTTCCTCGACGACGCCGGCGACTACGCGCCCTCGAGCACCGCGGCCGCGTTCGCGGACGAGCTCTCGGCGGTCGGCGCCGACGACTTCATGCAGTGGTATCGCGACATGGTCTCGACCCGCGCGTTCGACACCGAGTGCACGCACCTGCAGCGCCAGGGACAGCTCGCACTCTGGGTGCCCAGTGTCGGTCAGGAAGGCTGCCAGGTCGGCCTGGCCCGCGCGTCGGAGCCGCAGGATCATATCTTCCCGGCCTACCGCGAGCACGCGATCGCGAAGATCCGCGGCGTGCCCTTCGTGCAGGTGGCTGCGCTCTTCCGCGGGCTCACCCACGGCGGCTGGGACGTCACCGACCCGGCCAACGGCAACTTCCACCTCTACACGCTCGTGCTCGGCGCGCAGACGCAGCACGCCACGGGCTACGCCCTCGGTCAGCTGCTCGATGCCAAGCGCCGCGCCGCCGATCCGGCCCTCGACGCGGGGGAGCCCGGCACCGCGACGGGCGAGGCGACCATGGTGTTCTACGGCGACGGCACCACCAGCCAGGGCGACGCCAACGAGGCGATGATCTTCGCTGCCAGCTACCAGACGCCCGAGGTGTTCGTGGTGCAGAACAACGGGTGGGCCATCTCGGTGCCCGTGGCCCGGCAGTCGCGCACGCCGCTGTACCGCCGCGCCCTCGGCTTCGGCCTGCGCAGCGTGCAGATCGACGGCAACGACCCGCTCGCGGCCTACGCGGTGGGCCGTCGGTTCCTGCGCGACGCGCGCGAGGGGCGGGGCCCGAGCTACATCGAGGCCCTCACGTACCGCATCGGGGCCCACACCACGAGTGACGACCCCACGCGCTACCGCGCGTCCGGCGAGCTCGAGAGCTGGCGGCGGCGCGACCCGATCGCCCGCCTCGAGACCTACCTGCGCACGCTCGGCGTCGGAGACGACTTCTTCGACGAGGTGCGCGAGACCGCGGATGCCGAGGCGAAGCGCATTCGCGACGGGATCCTGAGCCTGCCGGCGCCCGAGCCCGATTCCATGTTCGCGCACGTCTACTCCGAGCCGCATCCCCGCGTCGAGGAGCAGCGCGAGTGGCTCGAGCGCTACGAGTCGTCGTTCGCGTCCGAGACGCAGGGAGGGGCGGGCGCATGAGCACGACCGAGACCGATGAGACGCGTCGGATCGCGCGGGATCCCGAGGCTCCCACGACGTCCGCGCACCGGGTTCCCGCCGCACCGACCGTGCTGAGCGAGCGCACCACGCTGCCGCTCGCCAAGGCCATCAACGAGGGCCTGCGCGCCGCGATGGCGGCAGATGACCGCGTGCTGCTGATGGGCGAGGACATCGGCCCCCTCGGGGGCGTGTTCCGCGTCACCGACCGCCTGCAGGCCGAGTTCGGGTCGGCACGGGTGCTCGACACCCCGCTCGCCGAGGCCGGCATCGTCGGCAGCGCGATCGGCCTCGCCATGCGGGGCTACCGCCCGGTCATCGAGATCCAGTTCGACGGCTTCATCTTCCCCGCGTTCAATCAGATCGTCACCCAGCTCGCCAAGCTCACCAGTCGCCACGACGGCAGGGTGCCCATGCCCGTGGTCATCCGGGTGCCGTACGGCGGCCACATCGGCGCGGTCGAGCATCACCAGGAGAGCCCGGAGGCCTACTTCGCGCACACCCCGGGACTGCGCGTCGTCGCGCCGTCCACCCCCAACGACGCGTACTGGATGATCCAGCAGGCGATCCAGTCGTCGGATCCGGTGCTGTTCTTCGAGCCCAAGGCGAAGTACTGGCAGAAGGGCGAGGTCGATCCTTCGGCGCCGACCGCCGAGCTGCACCGCACGCGGGTGGCGCGCTCGGGCAGCGACTGCACCGTGGTGTCCTGGGGGGCGATGGTCACCACCGCGCTGCAGGCCGCCGAGGTGGCGCAGGCCGAGGGCACGAGCCTCGAGGTGGTGGATCTGCGCAGCCTCTCGCCCGTCGACTACGGTCCGCTGCTCGACTCCGTGCGCCGCACCGGGCGCCTCGTCGTCGCCCAGGAGGCGCAGGGCGGCGTCAGCCTCGGCAGCGAGATCGCCGCCTACGTCGCCGAGCACGCCTTCTACTCGCTGCAGGCGCCGGTGCTGCGCGTCGCCGGGTACGACGTACCCTTCCCCCCGGCGAGGCTCGAGGGGCTCTACCTGCCGGATGCCGACCGGGTGCTCGAGGCCGTCGACCGCACGATGCACTACTGAGGTGCGCCGGTGCGCCAGTCCGAGTCATCGCGAGCGACGGAGGAGTCGCGCGGTCGCGCAGTGAGATTCCGCGACTCGCGAGATCGCGCGGACTGACCGGACACCCCAGACATACGCTGTTGCCACACCGAATCCCAGGAGCCACACATGAGCGAGATGACGTTCCCCCTCCCCGATGTCGGCGAGGGACTGACCGAGGCGGAGATCGTCGCCTGGCACGTCGCTCCCGGTGACGCGGTCGCCCTCAACCAGGTGATCTGCGAGATCGAGACCGCGAAGTCCCTGGTCGAGCTCCCCTCGCCGTTCACCGGCACCGTCACCGAGGTGCTCGCCGAGGCGGGCCAGACCGTGCCGGTCGGCGATCCGATCCTGCGCGTGTCGGTGGCGGGCGACGACGGGGCGGCGCCCGCGCCGATCCCCGAGCCCGCGGAGTCGGAGGAGACCCGAGACGCCGTGGCCGACGCGGCGGGCTCGGTGGAGCACGAGGATGAGGGCGGGGCCGTGCTGGTGGGATACGGGACCGCCGGCGCGGTGAAGTCCCGCCGGCGTCGCGGCGGCGAGCCGCTGCTCGGGGGAGCGGCATCCGCCGTCGGTGCGGCGCCGTCGCTGCCCGTGGCCGAGGCGTCGCCCGTGATCGCGAAGCCGCCGATCCGCAAGCTCGCGAAGGACCTGGGCGTCGATCTCACGCAGCTGAGCGGCACCGGGATCGCCGGTGAGATCCTGCGCGACGACGTGGTGCGGCAGGCCTCGCAGGCGAGCGTCTTCCGCAATCTCTCGACGCCCGAGGCGCCGGAGGCCCGCGAGGAGCGCATCCCGCTCAAGGGCATGCGCAAGCAGATCGCGAAGGCGATGGTCACGAGCTCGACCGAGGCTCCGCACGTGAGCGTCTTCACCGAAGTCGACGCGACGCGCACGATGGAGTTCGTGAAGCGCTTGAAGGGCTCCACCGATTTCGCGGGCGTCAAGGTGTCGCCCCTGCTCATCTTCGCGAAGGCGATGCTGTGGGCGATCCGCCGCAATCCCCAGGTCAACTCCACGTTCACGGAGACCGAGATCATCCGTCACAACTTCGTGCACCTGGGGATCGCCGCCGCCACGCCGCGCGGCCTCATCGTGCCGAACATCAAAGAGGCGCAGGAGCTCAGCCTGCTCGACCTCGCGAAGGCGATCGAGCAGCTGACCATCACGGCGCGCGACGGCCGCACGCAGCCGGCCGAGATGCAGAACGGCACCATCACCATCACCAACATCGGCGTCTTCGGCATGGACTTCGGCACGCCGATCCTCAACCCCGGCGAGGTGGCGATCATGGCGATGGGCACGATCCGCGAGAAGCCCTGGGTGGTCGACGGCGAAGTGCGCCCGCGCATGGTGACGACCGTCGGCGGATCGTTCGATCACCGGGTGGTCGACGGCGACGTGATCTCGCGCTTCGTCGCCGATGTCGCCTCGGTGCTCGAGGAGCCCGCGCTGCTGCTGGATTGATCCGGCGCTCCGTTCGACTGGCCC
This window encodes:
- a CDS encoding siderophore-interacting protein yields the protein MTATQLPGDRFTRVRTAHRFTARRVTVIDLIEIERFTRVTLSSDELGDWASTGPEDHARVFFPDPETGELTAPAPAGPHESGIVRPAGVAFGRDFTPLNVRTSPGSGHRVFDLDILRHPGPGPAARWADRAELGDEIVIVGPRGSLSVASRAPRVLCVVDETALPAASRWIADMPSSARIEIIADVVGGLDWVRAYLAAQGGRDVPVAAPPPGSDGLAAAVREAGIDDGTYVFAAGEATRLVPLRRLLRGELEVPRQQYAITGYWKRGAAAFDHHAPLDPADPEV
- the purB gene encoding adenylosuccinate lyase; the encoded protein is MTPLPPQPLSPLDGRYRAQVAGLGDTLSEAGLNKARVHVEVEWLVYLTQHALLGGAPIADEQVAALREWAAGFGQAEIDELAETERTTQHDVKAVEYLVRGQLERQGLSHLAELTHVCCTSEDINNLSYALTVKQAIADVWRPRFEKVIGELARQAEQYRELPMMSRTHGQPATPTTLGKELAVFVHRLERQLNQIDDIEYLGKFSGATGTFAAHLAADPDTDWTRVSQEFVEGLGLDWNPLTTQIESHDWQSELYTRIAHANRILHNLATDIWSYISIGYFRQIPVAGATGSSTMPHKVNPIRFENAEANLELSNAILDSLAATLVTSRWQRDLTDSSAQRNIGVGLGHSVLALDNILKGLGQIDAAPEVLAADLDANWEVLGEAIQTVIRAEVTAGRSTIADPYAVLKELTRDRRIGQAELVEFVEGLEIGNAAKQRLLALTPATYIGDAVRLLDFLQR
- a CDS encoding phage holin family protein: MRTIIRVLVGAFALWLTTLIVGGRGQHGVWIAPISDDEYAPLLTLVLVALVFGLVNGTLGRVVRFVSIPLTILTLGLFGLIVNGFLFAVVAWLSDLAGFGLRIESFWWGVLAALVMSILAGLLNGLLGTGKKKDR
- a CDS encoding histidinol-phosphate transaminase, with protein sequence MSENAVPPVRLRPDVLATPAYRQGAAPTKPGFKLSSNENPFAPLPGVLEAIARRAEQTNRYGAAAMPELRAMLAGFFGVSLDGVHLGAGSVAILYQLVQAAAGPGDEFVHAWPSFEAYPSLGLASGAVPVAVPLTARSEHDLDAMAAAVTERTRVVLLCTPNNPTGPAIRRADFDRFMAQVPRDVLVVLDEAYREFVTDPDAVRGEDVLRDHRNLVVLRTFSKAYGLAGLRIGYGVGDPAILGAAASVSIPLSVTGIAESAALASLAPEARAANADRIAELVTRRDALAAGLREQGIAVPAAQGNFVWIPETAPGEGGVPSALALAADFAEQGTLVRPFAGHGVRISVGEPESLPEVLRIVGAHRQQEPAPAMHPAPFRASAGTAASGG
- a CDS encoding thiamine pyrophosphate-dependent enzyme encodes the protein MSEETTDTPLLSGGADPEPIRFLDDAGDYAPSSTAAAFADELSAVGADDFMQWYRDMVSTRAFDTECTHLQRQGQLALWVPSVGQEGCQVGLARASEPQDHIFPAYREHAIAKIRGVPFVQVAALFRGLTHGGWDVTDPANGNFHLYTLVLGAQTQHATGYALGQLLDAKRRAADPALDAGEPGTATGEATMVFYGDGTTSQGDANEAMIFAASYQTPEVFVVQNNGWAISVPVARQSRTPLYRRALGFGLRSVQIDGNDPLAAYAVGRRFLRDAREGRGPSYIEALTYRIGAHTTSDDPTRYRASGELESWRRRDPIARLETYLRTLGVGDDFFDEVRETADAEAKRIRDGILSLPAPEPDSMFAHVYSEPHPRVEEQREWLERYESSFASETQGGAGA
- a CDS encoding alpha-ketoacid dehydrogenase subunit beta, which codes for MSTTETDETRRIARDPEAPTTSAHRVPAAPTVLSERTTLPLAKAINEGLRAAMAADDRVLLMGEDIGPLGGVFRVTDRLQAEFGSARVLDTPLAEAGIVGSAIGLAMRGYRPVIEIQFDGFIFPAFNQIVTQLAKLTSRHDGRVPMPVVIRVPYGGHIGAVEHHQESPEAYFAHTPGLRVVAPSTPNDAYWMIQQAIQSSDPVLFFEPKAKYWQKGEVDPSAPTAELHRTRVARSGSDCTVVSWGAMVTTALQAAEVAQAEGTSLEVVDLRSLSPVDYGPLLDSVRRTGRLVVAQEAQGGVSLGSEIAAYVAEHAFYSLQAPVLRVAGYDVPFPPARLEGLYLPDADRVLEAVDRTMHY
- a CDS encoding dihydrolipoamide acetyltransferase family protein, translated to MSEMTFPLPDVGEGLTEAEIVAWHVAPGDAVALNQVICEIETAKSLVELPSPFTGTVTEVLAEAGQTVPVGDPILRVSVAGDDGAAPAPIPEPAESEETRDAVADAAGSVEHEDEGGAVLVGYGTAGAVKSRRRRGGEPLLGGAASAVGAAPSLPVAEASPVIAKPPIRKLAKDLGVDLTQLSGTGIAGEILRDDVVRQASQASVFRNLSTPEAPEAREERIPLKGMRKQIAKAMVTSSTEAPHVSVFTEVDATRTMEFVKRLKGSTDFAGVKVSPLLIFAKAMLWAIRRNPQVNSTFTETEIIRHNFVHLGIAAATPRGLIVPNIKEAQELSLLDLAKAIEQLTITARDGRTQPAEMQNGTITITNIGVFGMDFGTPILNPGEVAIMAMGTIREKPWVVDGEVRPRMVTTVGGSFDHRVVDGDVISRFVADVASVLEEPALLLD